AGCTGTTCTGTCGTACGtctctggcccccatcaccatagcattggagtgcctcacagtctttcATGTATTTTTATCCTCATGTCTGCTCTGGGAGCATAGCAGTGCTatcaaccccattttacagataggaacagagagactaagtgacttgttcaaggtgtcacaggaaggctgtggcagagcagggacttgaacccaggtcttctaaaTCCTAGTGTCTTAACCCCTGGACTTAACCCCTTTCAGCAAGGAACGGTTATAGCCATAGTGTGAATTACACCCTGTCTATAGAGTGTACTGAACATCATGTTAAATATTTATTCAGTAGTGTTTGAAGTGAATATTAGTGCCATTTCCTGGGTCTGGCTAGGAGACAAGCATGGCTCAAGAACCAGCCTTTTACCCCAATTGTTGTTGTAACAATCAGAAactggggaagggaaaaaagttaGGCACATGGACATTTTTTTAATGGGTGCTGTATAAGCATTAATTATACCCCATATACAGTAACTGAAATCACAAGTGTCAGATTGCTCAAATAATATCTAAACATTCCACTCCATTTATAGCCAGACTCTGAGCACCCAGCACACACCCAGCTGTTTGTTACACACTTTGAGGTCTACTGGTGAAAAGTGATATGTAAGAGGTAGGGGCGCGCAATCATTTGTGTGTGTTCTGAATATATTATAGCTTACTTACATATTTGGTATCTCCTCAACATAACAGAGGGGAAAGAGCTGTGCAAGAAACTTTCGAGGAAACAATTATGGTGCTACACTATGCAGCAAATACACAATTCCCAAGTACTACAGTACGTTTCATTGATGCTCCGTTAAAAATACTTTCAGCCACGGGCTTTGAATTGTTAACTTATGACCTTGTCTCTTGTATCATTTTAGCTTGCTATAAAAGGGACATTATTGGGGTGTGATATTGATTAATGTGTATTGCTTATTGTGCTAAACACATGTAGTTTCTATGTAAAGGGTCAACTGAATACGTATCTCTCTCTTGCAAATCAAGTCAGCCCTGTAATAAGAGAGAAATTTTGTGAGAGAAATTTCTGTATAGCCCGCTTTTTTGAAAGAACCTGTGAAAATCAATAAGTAAGTATGTGATTATTAATAGACAAAGGTGAAAGGTTTATAGTTTCGTTATTTGATCAGGCTACAGAATGAACTGGATTAAAAGGaagctagaccaggggtgggcaaacaagcgcccgtgggctggatccggcctctCAGGGCTTTGTATCTGGCCTGTGGGACTGCCCCCTATGGTGCCACAggccccacaccagcaccacatccctgggaccccgggtggaggggggcagagggctccgtgcattgcccttgcctccaggtactgggatagctcaggggtttgagcactggcctgctaaacccaggttgtgacttcagtccttgagggggccatttagggatctggggagttggggaatggtcctgctttgagcagggggttggactagatgatctcctgaggtcccttccaaccctgatattctatgattctactgccccctgcagctcccattggccgtggttccccgttcccagccaacgggagcttcAGGAGTGGTACCTGCAGGCATAgcaagggcagtgcatggagccctgtgccccctctcccccaggggccgcacagggacgtggtgccagctgcttcctggagtgGCACAGCTTGGGGCCAaggcaggcatgcagggagcctgccctggtccTGGTGTGAGCCACTTTAGGTAAGTGGGGCCGGGCCGGAGCCaaacccaaacccctcctgcatcccgccacccaactccctgccctgagccccctgcctcatCCTGCACCCCttctgagccccctcatacaccccacagccctcctctgccccaatcccttgccctgagcccgttcctgcacaccacaccccaaccccctgccccggccctgcatacaatttccccacccagatgtggccctcggcccaaaaagcttgcccacccctgagctagactgAATGAGTCTGCTTTTACCACCTTCAggcatagatttttatttttcatttacaagGGCAAAGCACAGTAAAAGGAATAGTAAATATTTTCTTACCTCCCCCGGGAGTTAAACTTTGACTCATATTTTGTAACCTAGCTGATCCAGTAATACAGGCTGAGCTAGAGCTTTGCTTCACGGTAGATTCCTGGCTAGATGCTGGGCACCTTTCCTGTTGCAGAAAATCAAGAAGAGAACCATATTTCCCATCAGACATTGGTCCCTGCACCATAGGAGGGTCAGGCAAGGAACGAGGATATCCTGAATCAGTAAGACTTGGATTAGCTATCGAAGGGAAGTGCCACAAATCTGCAGGCTGAATAGGAGGATTCCGCAGAACTGATGCCTGATGGTGGTCTGTAGCAGCAGCCAACAAATTCAGATCAGAATTTGATAGGTTTGTAGCAGGAGATGATTGATATGACTTGGTCCAATGAGAAGAGAAATTCCACTGATGGGGAGGCATGTGGCTATCTAGTTTTAAAGAAAAGTGTTTGAAGCGTTATTGAAGTCTTTATTTACTTTTCCAAGACAAATTCCAATGGACTTTTATAGAAATTCTATCTAAGTAAGGGCTGCAAAATTTCATCCAGATTACATAAAAGGAAACTTACAATAATTGGCTTATTTACTACAATactagttttaaaaaacaaatctacaCTAAAATAGACTAACCTAGAAAGTCACGACCACCTCTAACTGTGAATATGAAACATCTCAGGCATTTTTCCTGAGGGGTGGGTGGCATCGGGTTCCTCAATGTCTGAAATTTTTTGTCTTAAAtcctgcagcagccctgattAACTACCTTCCCTACCTGCCCACCTTCTGGGGAAGAGTAGCCAATCAGAGGAGGTTTCCCTGCAGACAGGGCTGAAATTTGGGTGGAGGGCTGGAGCTTCTTGTGTCATGGCAAGACAAACGCTctccagtttaatttaaaaaaatatatatatgaaatgatGTAATACATTGGAGACCTTCTTCATAAGGTAGGGCCCCGATCCTGCACTTGGGCCCATGCAGAGATTTACTGAGGATCCACGCAGTTGGACCCAATGGCTTACCCATGAAATCCTAGGTACAAGATCAGGTCTTTGAAAGAATGATTTCACTCTTGATCAGAATTAAATGTGATAATTTGGTCCTCTGCGTCTAAATGTCCCAGCATAGCTCTCTAGTGAGTTAAACAGCAGCATTGCATTGAAAAACACACTCATGGAAAACTGCTCACCATTCTTCAGGATAACATCCTCACTCTTGTGCTTTGTGCTCAGATCTTGTGGGTTCTTGGCATTGCTTAATGCTCTAGAAAAGTGTTCATCTATCACACTGTTAAGGTCCCCTTGAAAGTAAGTAAATACAACACTCTGAGACCCCCATTCTGTTTTCACAGGCTGTTTGCTTTTACTCAGTGTTGGCGAGTTTTTCCTTTCTGCTTCCATCTTCAGTAACTAGCCGTGCCTATGAACAAAAACAAGGACTTCTGAACCAAGATTGTATTGCCAGTGTTGGGTTTGATTGTCTTCCCGCTGAAGCTAGTAGAATTTGAAGGACCGCTTTCAGTAGAAGCAGGGTCAGATCCTGTATCTGGGCTCCTGTTTGCTACACTCACCCTTTTCCCACCAATTTGCACAAGGACCTACAAATCCTGTGTGTATAGTTGCTAGCTCAAATTTGATGGGTGCACATGGGTATCTGTACAGGGATTAAAAGAGCTTAATGATGCCAACTGGCCAGGTTGGTCCTTGCAGTAAGTTTTTTTATAATCCATAGGTGCAAAGGCTGGTATGGGGATGGATAAATTTATTTCTGCTACATAGTTTCTATGCATGTGTAGGACCAATGGCTGGAGCTCCCAAATAAGGCAGAAAGAAAGGGTGAGGTGGGAGGGAACCAGTGACATGAGCTGTTCACTCACTCGGCAGTCCTCTTTTGGAAGGCACTGTGCCTAGACTCCATGTGTCCTGCACAGTATTATCCAAGTCACAAAAAGGGAGCCTGGTGGTCCATTGGCATCAGCTCTAGGAAGGAATGGTGTCCACCTGGCCAAGCTAGCAAAAATAGTATTAAGATGGTCTTAGCCAGCAACCACTGTGCCTGTCTCTCAGGCACTCTATGCTGTCTCATGGGGGTGCCACAGAACCATTACAGAAGCTACTTGACCATTACCCTTCATGTTAAATTAATATTTAGCCTGAGGATCAAAGAGTGCACTTGAGGGATCCTCAACACACTCCAACGTTTGTTTAAAATAGCACTTTCAAGCTTATACAGTAAAAATATTGCTTGCACACAAGCAAATAGATGGATACAAGGTAATAGCTATGCCATACTAGCGTCAGAAGTATTTGCAAAAGCTCTAGATTTATGACCACGTGTCTATATTTTCTGAACAGCTGCAAGTTAAATTTGTTTGCTTGGCACACTCTACTCATTTTCTATCATTTAAAATCAGTGCTGGCGAGTGCCTGCTTGGCATCAGTTATTGTTCCTCTGGACAGACTGTAGTACAGGAGCTATTCTTTGCAACCTCTGCAGGAGATGGCATGGTCTAGTGTTTAGCATGGGAACCTGGAAATTAGAACTATGGGGGTCCCGTTATTGTCTGTTGCAGGCACACAATTCCCATAGAGGTCAATGGAAGTGGCATGGATGCAATAAGTGAGCTCAAAAGTTCTGTGCTATCTGGAACTTCAACCCTGACTATGCCAAATTCAGAAATgtcagactttaaaaaaacaaaccccaccaaCCTCATAATTTGGCCACCaaattgtgaggcttaattttttttgtcttaaTTCCTGTACCAGTCCTGACTGGCTACTCTTCCCCAGAAGGTGGGCAGGTATGGAAGGCAACTAATCAGAAGAGGTTTTCCCTACAGGCAGGGCTGAAGCTTCTCATAGTCATGGCAAGACAACTTCTAGTCCCAGCTGAAATCAcaagggttggcaatactgacttactgtgtgaccttcaAGCAAGTCGCTTCACTTATTCCATTAATAAAATGGGATATCACCTTCTCCTAGCTCACAGAGAaggtcagaaaatggaatttctgttccccaGGATATTCAGACATGCTGAAATTTATTTTCCTCCAAAATCAGGACAAAGCCAAATCTTGAAATATTCCACAAAAATTCTAAAATGACCTTGTCAAAACACTTTAGCCAACAAGGTTGAAActttttaaacttcattttataaagttaattttttaaagtcaaaatgaaatgtctaaATTAAATACTCCACTTTGAATTTTTCCCTCAAATGTTGTCAAAGTTAACACATTCTCACAAAACACCTTGAGGCTGATGAACAGCATTGTGCAATGGAAGTGGTGTTGAATTTTTTGACAAACTCTGCTCTGAGGTATTACAGTTGATTCACTAATGTCTgggaaatgctttgagatcctttaaGGAACAGATCTCAAAGAATGGCTCTGGCTCCATTGTCTTGCTACCATCCGAATGTTATCtcagagagggaaaggaaaaccCTACACTATGTTCTCTTATGAcacttacttcagtggagcttagAAACGTAGTTCCTTACACGTTCATATTAGACTATCAAGTGACAAACCAAACACAAACTGATGATgctatatttatttcatttgggggAGGAAACAAGCCTTGGCCCAGCTCAGATATTCCAAATCAGGGAATTCCCAAAGACTTTCAAATCCTGACTCAGGATTAAATTACATCTTGCCACACACAAATGAATGCCCCTATCTATATAAGCTTTTCCCTATTAGAGGCAGGATATTTTAACTATTTATAAATTGCCATATGAGAAATCCTTTGATTACCATATAGTGGACATTCCAAGGCACTGATAGGAGTATATTTATTCATACTAGGCAAACTGAGACCAGTATttccctcattttaaaaaaaatcttttactgGATAGGTGTAAGCACTGATTAAATTTGCCATCGGTTTCAGTGTGTATCATTAGCAAAGGGACTGTATTTTGGAAAGTGATACTGAAGAGACTTGGAGGCTGGTGGATAACCAACTCAACTTGAGCTCCCAGTATGGTGCTGCAGTTAAGAAAGCTAAGATCTATGGATGCATACATAACCAGAGGAATATCAAGTGGCAGTAGGGAGATGGTATTACCTCTCTATACAGCATAGGTGCAATCTTTGGTGGAAtagtgtgtccaattctggtgtccacactttaaaaaggacattgacaaactggaaaaggtttagaaaagatACAATaatgaggtctggaaaacctgccttactgTGAGACTACAGCAGCTCAGTATTTATCTTATCCAGAGAAAGataaagaggtgacttgatcagtctttACATACCTATGTGGGAATTAAATTTCTGATCTGACTCAAGCAGAAAGACATAATGAAatcaaatggctggaagttaaagctggACATATTCAGACTAAAAATTAGGTGCAATTAAAAATTTTGAGACCACCTTATGTTTATACACATTTCCTAGCACAAAGAGGTCCTGCTTCATGATTGAGGCCTCTAGATGCAATCACAAAAATTAATAAATGGGAAGGCTCATGCCTCAAAGAGCTTGGACTCCAACACCACCAGAAAAGCACACTATTCCTACTTGATTTTCCACTGTCATTGTTCATACTCTGCCCCAAACAGCACAGCTGATTTACCTTAGTGAAGAAAAGTGGCTTTTACTTTGCCTTGATTTGGGAAATCCCAGGCCCACGGGCAGCTGCATCATGTAAATTCTAGTATGAATCATTAAGTGGGTCTCTCTCCATCTGAGTccacaggtgattttttttcagtctagTGGAAGGGATCATGCTCAGGGTCACTTGCTGCCAGAGCACTTGCAGGGGTCAAATCTATTCCATGCCTCCCTTTTAGAGGGATGGCAAGCACACTGTCATTGGACTCCCCCCTAATGAATGCTCTTTTGAAAACACCTGTTCCAAGACGATTGCCTCCATTATTTGTGCTTACACATGTTAAAAGTTCATTAAGTTTGCAAGCATTCAATTTCCAGGCCAAAGGACtacttctttcattacaaatcaCTGATAATGTCCCTAGGTCACCCTAGTTAACCATCCTCGATCTATTCATGACTTTAAATTGCATCCTCAGGCAGGCTTTTTTTTCCAGTATGAGTTGCTGAACATCTTCAACTCCTCTCACTTAGTGAAAAGGGCTGCGTAGTTACAGCACTAGACAAGATGGCAACAAAGTACTACTAGAAGATAATTAGTATCTAGTTTTTCATACCATGCTCATacccatggtatctgagcacctaaaacCATGACATTTTTTTGAAGCCAACTTATGGCAACAGAATCATGGCCAATATAATTTCTATCTCTATCTACCCATCCCCTAGAACGAACTGTTTGGACAAGGTTTGGGTGATAGGGAGGTTGACAGTACAAGATTTGGGAGCACTGTACAGTATGTTAACTACCCCAACCTTAACTTCCCACTCCTCCATCTCCAGCAGGAAGACTGCAAAGAGGTAGCATACATTGCTTTCAGGGCAAATGGTCACAGAGCTGGAAGCCACTAGTTTGCTTACCTACCACAAACAACTGTCAAAATGTATTTAAGAGGAATGTATTGGTTCAGTGTGGAAGAGTACAAACAGGGTaggatttaagattttttttttttaaaaaaaacaacaatctctTATTGAAATACAAGAAGAGACTTATTGCCTTAAATTGGGTCCCCCAACTATGGTGAGACTTGGTGCAGGTAAGAACATAaaaactgccatactgggtcagaccaaaggtccatctagcccagtatcctgtcttctgacagtggccagtggaggtgccccagagggaatgaacaggtaatcattaagtgatccgtCCCGTCgtccattcccaccttctggttGTATAAAGTTCATTTGCTCTTGGAGAGCAAAGGTGTGTAGCTAGCAAGTTCCTATGAACCCGAATGGTCAGAGTTGCTGCAGATGACAAAGTTCTGCGCTGGTTCTCAAACAGACAGCATCTCACAGAGCAACTTTGTCCTCTGTTCCCTGCTGCCCAGAGACTCAGAACTGCctggaaaaaaattctcctttttCTCACTGTTTTTCCAAGCAGCATGCAAACAGTTCAGTGAAAAAGCCTCACCCTTTACCAAATAAATGTGGAGAAGATAATGTAAGAGGATTGGTACCATGACAGGATTCTCTTACCTTATTTTACTGCCTTCAATTGATCCACACTGGGAGACTATCAACACTCTGAACAGTCATGCTGTGACATTCAGTGAAGTCTGTGATCCTTTCCCAGCATGGACGTACTGCACTTTGCAGCAGAATGTAGGGAGTGTGCATGAACTCCCTAGCTGTGACTGAGCTAGGCGTTTCCTTCAACCTTGTTACTAAGAATGCATGAAATGCACTCCAACAAGTCAACCGGGTTAGGAGGTTTCAGGAATGAGGAAAATaggcttttaaaaataggattttgTTCACAATGTGTACACAATCAAGGAGACAATATCTGCATTGAAGAATAGTTCCTAGTAAAAAGAAACGTGGCAAAGAACCACTGGGTACATGACCAGAGTCAAAAATGTTACCTTCTTACAAAAGGTCAGACATACTTGAAGTCATTTACATAGATTGTATTCAACATTGAAGAGGAAAGGTTGCTGGGAGTGGCACCTAAGATGCCCTATTTTCCATTTTCCCTTTCTCCTATCCGACCTTACATCCCTCTGTTTTCTGGTCCTTCTGAAGTGATGGCTATAGCCATGTATGTGGGTACAACAAAAAGCATCTGTTCAACAGAATACAATAGTTAAGTTGCTTGCTTAACTTTCTCTGTCCTAAACACTTTCTACCCTGTCATCTTGATGCGAGTTATCCAGCAGAAACTGAAATATGACAGGGTGGAATGAAGTTTGGTTTCAGTCTGCCCATCCATCTTCAGAATCTTTTATAGTactgagagaaaaaaatatatagtattGTAAAGTAACCTTACCAGAGATACAAAGTCTGGCTCTAAAATATCAGTATATATGTATACATGCATTAAAATTACTGTGCAACCACAAGTTATAAATATTCATTCATGCTGTCTTATCAACAAAAAGCTTACATAACAA
This DNA window, taken from Caretta caretta isolate rCarCar2 chromosome 9, rCarCar1.hap1, whole genome shotgun sequence, encodes the following:
- the VGLL1 gene encoding transcription cofactor vestigial-like protein 1 isoform X2; translation: MEAERKNSPTLSKSKQPVKTEWGSQSVVFTYFQGDLNSVIDEHFSRALSNAKNPQDLSTKHKSEDVILKNDSHMPPHQWNFSSHWTKSYQSSPATNLSNSDLNLLAAATDHHQASVLRNPPIQPADLWHFPSIANPSLTDSGYPRSLPDPPMVQGPMSDGKYGSLLDFLQQERCPASSQESTVKQSSSSACITGSARLQNMSQSLTPGGGVQSHDRRRDLHF
- the VGLL1 gene encoding transcription cofactor vestigial-like protein 1 isoform X1, whose product is MEAERKNSPTLSKSKQPVKTEWGSQSVVFTYFQGDLNSVIDEHFSRALSNAKNPQDLSTKHKSEDVILKNDSHMPPHQWNFSSHWTKSYQSSPATNLSNSDLNLLAAATDHHQASVLRNPPIQPADLWHFPSIANPSLTDSGYPRSLPDPPMVQGPMSDGKYGSLLDFLQQERCPASSQESTVKQSSSSACITGSARLQNMSQSLTPGGERKASSYQSPGNPSISLASSGVQSHDRRRDLHF
- the VGLL1 gene encoding transcription cofactor vestigial-like protein 1 isoform X3; this encodes MEAERKNSPTLSKSKQPVKTEWGSQSVVFTYFQGDLNSVIDEHFSRALSNAKNPQDLSTKHKSEDVILKNDSHMPPHQWNFSSHWTKSYQSSPATNLSNSDLNLLAAATDHHQASVLRNPPIQPADLWHFPSIANPSLTDSGYPRSLPDPPMVQGPMSDGKYGSLLDFLQQERCPASSQESTVKQSSSSACITGSARLQNMSQSLTPGGETVRWE